In Cicer arietinum cultivar CDC Frontier isolate Library 1 chromosome 1, Cicar.CDCFrontier_v2.0, whole genome shotgun sequence, one DNA window encodes the following:
- the LOC101490980 gene encoding uncharacterized protein — protein sequence MVEPEAESKHLSVHDLKPESVAEPKIEFVAKEIHEHVSDLKLKESTNLNPNIAVQVVIDIDVEMYFITDNKYKCRDDFIVWVLRQATKSRFLLVITKFDHGCAIISRQPNNGILVLPGSHNHEMDKKLEGHLVVGHLNEEDKELGEMTRNMVLPQNILMTLKAKRNEIVATMKQIYDARQRYKKTIRGPRSEM from the exons ATGGTTGAGCCTGAAGCTGAATCCAAACATTTATCGGTACATGATTTGAAACCTGAGTCCGTAGCTGAACCCAAAATTGAGTTTGTAGCTAAAGAAATACATGAGCATGTATCTGACTTGAAATTGAAGGAAAGTACTAATTTGAATCCAAATATTGCAGTGCAAGTGGTGATTGACATTGATGTTGAGATGTACTTTATTactgataataaatataaatgtcGAGATGATTTTATTGTCTGGGTTCTTCGTCAAGCAACTAAGTCAAGATTTTTGCTTGTAATTACAAAATTTGATCATG GTTGTGCAATTATTTCTCGACAACCAAATAATGGAATCTTAGTGTTGCCAGGATCACACAATCATGAGATGGATAAAAAATTAGAAGGTCATCTCGTTGTTGGTCATTTAAATGAGGAAGATAAGGAACTTGGTGAGATGACAAGGAACATGGTCCTACCACAAAATATTCTAATGACTTTGAAAGCCAAAAGAAATGAAATTGTGGCTACAATGAAGCAAATTTATGATGCGCGTCAAAGATACAAGAAGACTATAAGAGGTCCGAGATCAGAAATGTGA
- the LOC101502396 gene encoding uncharacterized protein: protein MATLLNTVLSASNLPANPKRNGCSFLYFHVPNLHNHTFLTFNKKRLSRVLASTHITIPSKDSVFNLPNWKAGKNDQKSREIRINDAFLHLEYMVGKGHKPDVVQATQLLYDLCKSGKARKAVRVMEIMGGSGIIPDVASYTFLVNYLCKRGNVGYAMQLVEKMEGLGFPTNTVTYNTLVKGLCTHGKLNQSMQILDKLIKKGLVPNAITYSILLEAAYKERGVDEAMKLLDEIIAKGGEPNLVSYNVLLTGLCKEGRTEEAIELFRELPAKGFKPCVVSHNILLRSLCYDGRWEEAYKLLAEMDEEGQAPSVVTYNILITSLSLHGRIEQAFKVLDEMARSGFKVSANSYNPIIARLCKEGKVDLVIRCLDQMVNRRFHLNGGTYNAIALFCEQGKGKEAFLIFERLGKKQNYPIHDFYKNVITVLCRKGNTYSAFQILYEMTMHGFTPDSYTYSSLIRGMCREGMFDEALEIFGILEEHDYVPHVDNYNALILGFCKSHKIDLSIEVFQMMVNKGCMPNEITYTILVEGIAFEEENDLAASLLKELCLKGVLSKNTVERLSMQYDLKELTG, encoded by the coding sequence ATGGCAACACTATTGAATACAGTGTTATCGGCTTCAAATTTACCTGCAAATCCAAAAAGAAACGGTTGCAGTTTCTTATATTTTCATGTTCCAAATCTTCATAACCACACTTTTCTTACTTTCAACAAAAAGCGTTTGTCTAGAGTTTTAGCTTCGACCCACATCACTATTCCTTCCAAAGATTCAGTTTTTAACCTGCCCAATTGGAAAGCTGGGAAGAATGACCAGAAAAGCAGAGAAATTAGAATCAATGATGCATTTCTTCACTTAGAATACATGGTTGGTAAGGGTCATAAGCCTGATGTAGTTCAAGCAACTCAGCTTTTGTATGATCTTTGCAAATCTGGTAAAGCTAGAAAAGCTGTTAGGGTTATGGAGATTATGGGAGGTTCAGGTATTATACCTGATGTTGCTTCATATACATTTTTGGTTAATTATTTGTGTAAGAGAGGCAATGTTGGGTATGCAATGCAATTGGTTGAAAAAATGGAAGGACTTGGTTTTCCAACTAATACTGTTACCTATAATACTTTGGTTAAAGGGCTTTGTACGCATGGGAAATTAAATCAGAGTATGCAGATTTTAGATAAGTTGATAAAGAAAGGCCTTGTCCCAAATGCAATTACTTATTCTATCTTGCTTGAAGCTGCTTATAAGGAAAGGGGAGTGGATGAAGCAATGAAGCTACTAGATGAGATAATTGCAAAGGGCGGCGAGCCTAATTTGGTTAGCTACAATGTATTGTTGACTGGACTGTGTAAGGAAGGTAGAACTGAAGAAGCTATTGAGCTTTTTAGAGAATTACCTGCAAAAGGGTTTAAACCTTGTGTTGTGAGTCATAACATTTTGCTGAGGAGTCTGTGCTATGATGGGCGATGGGAGGAAGCCTACAAGCTTTTAGCAGAGATGGATGAAGAGGGTCAGGCTCCTTCTGTTGTTACCTACAACATATTGATCACTTCTCTTTCTCTTCATGGAAGAATAGAACAAGCTTTCAAAGTTTTAGATGAAATGGCAAGGAGTGGATTCAAGGTGAGTGCTAATAGCTACAATCCGATTATTGCCCGCCTCTGCAAGGAAGGGAAGGTGGATCTTGTTATTCGGTGTTTAGACCAAATGGTTAATCGGCGCTTTCATCTTAACGGAGGAACGTACAATGCTATTGCCTTGTTTTGTGAGCAAGGGAAGGGGAAGGAAGCTTTCTTAATATTTGAAAGGTTGGGTAAAAAACAAAACTACCCTATACATGATTTCTACAAAAATGTGATTACAGTCTTGTGTAGGAAAGGGAATACATATTCAGCCTTTCAGATATTATATGAAATGACGATGCACGGATTTACTCCCGATTCCTATACTTACTCGTCTTTGATAAGAGGAATGTGTAGGGAGGGAATGTTCGACGAGGCTCTTGAGATATTTGGGATTTTGGAAGAACATGACTATGTGCCTCATGTTGATAACTACAATGCACTCATACTTGGATTTTGCAAATCTCATAAAATAGACTTATCAATTGAGGTATTTCAAATGATGGTCAACAAAGGATGCATGCCTAATGAGATAACCTATACCATTCTTGTTGAAGGGATTgcttttgaagaagaaaatgatttaGCAGCTAGCCTGTTGAAAGAGTTATGTTTGAAAGGGGTTCTGAGTAAAAATACTGTGGAAAGACTTTCGATGCAATACGACCTCAAGGAATTAACAGGGTAG